The Helianthus annuus cultivar XRQ/B chromosome 16, HanXRQr2.0-SUNRISE, whole genome shotgun sequence genome includes a window with the following:
- the LOC110918075 gene encoding probable methyltransferase PMT27: MPIGKSRASKRPSGGSSSSSSTATLLVLIFMSIFGIWMLTSSSIVTPPRQKSIAHKETSHFDSTHHNPNLPQKIPSDQTAIVFEDIPGDLPADALKEEDEHNKDERDTIPFKQHTEKLITAKNDTEKGGKQAKDNVDMYKWELCNVTTGMDYIPCLDNEIAISKLRSKGHYEHRERHCPEEGPTCLVPLPEGYKKPIPWPASRNKIWFHNVPHKDLAKVKGHQNWVKATGEFLTFPGGGTQFIHGALHYIDFVQQMVPEIAWGKHTRVILDVGCGVASFGGFLFDKNVLTMSFAPKDEHEAQVQFALERGIPAISAVMGTQRLPFPYNVFDLVHCARCRVPWHIEGGKLLLELNRVLRPGGYFVWSATPVYRKEKEDVQIWKEMSALTVAMCWKLISIKKDKLNLIGVAVYQKPNSNECYSERKKQEPPMCKLDDDPNASWYVPLQICMHKVPSKETERGSQWPEVWPERVLKPPYWLNKNPLGIYGKPTPKDFEADYEYWKRVVSNTYMHGLGVNWSNVRNVMDMRAVYGGFAAALKDMNLWVMNVVNIDSPDTLPLLYERGLFGIYHDWCESFSTYPRTYDLLHADHLFSKLKKRCKTIVVITEVDRIVRPGGKLIIRDKSNMIEEIKNLLKSLHWEILLTFSKNEEQILSAHKSTWRPKTYTTPS; this comes from the exons ATGCCTATCGGAAAATCGCGCGCTAGCAAGAGACCGTctggtggttcatcttcatcttcatcaacaGCAACACTGCTGGTGTTAATATTTATGTCCATTTTCGGTATTTGGATGTTAACCTCTAGCTCCATTGTTACACCACCTAGACAAAAGTCCATTGCTCATAAAGAAACTTCACATTTTGATAGCACTCATCATAACCCAAATCTACCACAAAAGATCCCTTCTGATCAAACCGCTATTGTTTTTGAAGACATTCCAGGTGATCTACCCGCTGACGCCTTAAAAGAGGAAGACGAACACAATAAAGACGAGAGAGACACCATACCATTTAAACAACATACCGAGAAATTGATAACAGCGAAGAATGATACCGAAAAAGGAGGAAAACAAGCAAAAGATAATGTTGACATGTACAAATGGGAGTTATGCAATGTTACCACTGGGATGGACTACATCCCTTGTTTGGATAACGAGATCGCGATTAGTAAATTACGCAGTAAGGGCCATTATGAGCATCGAGAACGACATTGTCCCGAAGAAGGTCCAACATGTCTTGTTCCTCTTCCAGAGGGTTACAAGAAGCCTATTCCATGGCCTGCAAGCAGAAATAAG ATATGGTTCCATAATGTACCACACAAGGACTTAGCAAAAGTAAAAGGGCACCAAAATTGGGTGAAAGCAACTGGTGAGTTCCTCACTTTCCCTGGAGGTGGAACTCAGTTTATCCATGGTGCTCTTCATTATATTGATTTTGTGCAACAG ATGGTGCCTGAAATCGCGTGGGGAAAGCATACTCGAGTAATACTTGATGTAGGTTGTGGAGTAGCGAGTTTTGGAGGGTTTTTGTTCGATAAAAATGTACTTACAATGTCATTTGCACCAAAAGATGAACATGAAGCTCAAGTTCAGTTTGCTCTAGAGAGAGGAATTCCTGCGATTTCTGCGGTTATGGGCACGCAACGCCTTCCATTTCCATACAATGTGTTTGATCTTGTCCATTGTGCTCGTTGTCGAGTACCATGGCACATAGAAG GTGGGAAGCTTCTTTTGGAACTCAATCGCGTGCTTCGTCCAGGAGGTTATTTTGTTTGGTCAGCTACACCTGTTTACaggaaagagaaagaggatgTCCAAATATGGAAAG AGATGTCTGCGTTAACTGTGGCAATGTGTTGGAAGCTTATCAGTATCAAGAAGGATAAGCTAAATCTAATTGGTGTTGCGGTATACCAAAAACCAAATTCAAATGAATGTTATAGTGAAAGAAAAAAACAAGAACCGCCAATGTGTAAACTGGACGATGACCCAAATGCTTCATG GTATGTACCTTTGCAGATATGTATGCATAAAGTTCCAAGTAAAGAGACAGAAAGAGGTTCACAATGGCCTGAAGTATGGCCTGAGCGAGTTCTAAAGCCGCCATACTGGTTAAACAAAAACCCTTTAGGGATTTATGGGAAACCTACACCAAAAGATTTTGAAGCAGATTATGAATATTGGAAAAGGGTAGTTAGCAACACCTATATGCACGGCTTAGGAGTTAACTGGTCTAATGTAAGAAATGTGATGGACATGAGAGCGGTCTATGGGGG GTTTGCTGCAGCTTTGAAGGATATGAATCTATGGGTGATGAATGTTGTGAACATAGATTCCCCTGATACACTTCCGCTTTTATACGAAAGGGGTCTTTTTGGGATCTACCATGACTGGTGTGAATCTTTTAGCACATATCCTCGAACGTACGATCTTCTTCATGCGGATCATTTGTTTTCTAAGTTAAAAAAGAG ATGCAAGACCATAGTTGTGATCACAGAGGTAGATAGAATTGTGAGGCCAGGAGGGAAGCTGATTATAAGAGATAAATCCAACATGATAGAGGAAATCAAGAACTTGTTGAAGTCGCTTCACTGGGAGATTCTATTAACTTTTTCGAAAAATGAAGAACAAATACTCAGCGCCCATAAATCAACCTGGCGACCGAAGACATACACAACGCCTTCCTAA